The following are encoded in a window of Funiculus sociatus GB2-C1 genomic DNA:
- a CDS encoding phosphoribulokinase, translating into MTSQLDRVVLIGVAGDSGCGKSTFLRRLTDLFGEDFVTVICLDDYHSLDRKQRKETGITALNPKANNFDLMYEQIKALKNGKSIDKPIYNHETGAIDPPERVNPNHIIVIEGLHPLYDERVRSLLDFSVYLDISDEVKIAWKIQRDMAERGHTYADVMAAINSRRPDFTAYIEPQKEHADVVIQVLPTQLVKEEKEGKILRVRLIQRDGVEGFEPAYLFDEGSTIDWRPCGRKLTCGYPGIKMYYGPDSYYGHEVSILEVDGQFEKLEEVIYIESHLSKTSAKYHGELTELLLHHREYPGSNNGTGLFQVLVGLKMRATYERLTSGKSQPLAATKV; encoded by the coding sequence ATGACCAGTCAGCTGGATCGTGTGGTTTTAATTGGTGTTGCTGGAGACTCCGGATGCGGTAAGTCCACATTTTTGCGCCGATTGACAGATTTGTTTGGGGAAGATTTTGTGACGGTGATCTGCTTGGACGATTACCACAGTTTGGATCGTAAGCAGCGCAAAGAAACGGGAATTACAGCGCTAAACCCGAAAGCGAATAACTTCGATCTGATGTACGAGCAGATCAAAGCGCTGAAGAACGGTAAGAGTATCGATAAGCCAATTTACAACCACGAAACCGGCGCGATTGATCCACCAGAGCGAGTAAACCCTAACCACATTATCGTGATCGAGGGACTTCACCCTTTGTATGATGAGCGAGTGCGATCGCTTCTAGACTTCAGCGTGTACCTAGATATCAGCGATGAAGTCAAAATCGCCTGGAAAATTCAGCGAGATATGGCTGAGCGCGGACACACCTACGCTGATGTCATGGCTGCCATCAACTCTCGCCGCCCAGACTTTACCGCCTACATTGAGCCGCAGAAGGAACACGCTGATGTTGTGATCCAGGTTTTGCCGACCCAATTAGTCAAGGAGGAAAAGGAAGGCAAGATTCTGCGGGTACGTCTAATTCAGCGAGATGGTGTGGAAGGCTTTGAGCCAGCTTACCTATTTGATGAAGGGTCAACAATTGATTGGAGACCCTGCGGACGCAAACTCACCTGCGGCTATCCTGGCATCAAGATGTACTACGGGCCAGATAGCTACTATGGTCACGAGGTTTCTATTCTGGAAGTGGATGGTCAGTTTGAAAAGCTAGAGGAAGTTATCTACATCGAAAGCCACCTCAGCAAGACTTCTGCCAAGTACCACGGCGAACTGACAGAACTGTTGCTTCATCACCGGGAGTATCCAGGCTCTAACAATGGTACTGGGTTGTTCCAGGTGTTAGTAGGTCTGAAGATGCGGGCGACATACGAGCGCTTAACTTCTGGAAAAAGCCAGCCTCTGGCAGCTACGAAAGTGTAA
- a CDS encoding class I SAM-dependent methyltransferase — MFLKPNQRTKLDDTDDTLFYSYPRFVTHVDEGFIKQLTDLYRERLKPNTRILDMMSSWVSHLPEEMEFAHIEGHGLNEEELARNSRLDHYFVQDLNKNPKLPLPDGDFDAVLICVSVQYLQYPDAVFSEIHRVLKPGGIAIISFSNRMFYQKAIAAWRDGSESSRVELVKSYFTSVPGFSPPEVITRKSSAPNFLQWMGAAGGDPFYAVVSQRL, encoded by the coding sequence ATGTTCCTCAAACCGAATCAACGCACAAAGTTAGACGATACGGATGATACGCTGTTCTACTCCTACCCGCGCTTTGTGACGCACGTAGACGAAGGCTTCATTAAACAGCTGACAGATTTATATAGAGAACGGCTGAAGCCAAATACTCGCATCTTGGACATGATGAGCAGCTGGGTTTCCCATCTACCAGAGGAGATGGAATTTGCTCACATCGAAGGACACGGACTCAACGAGGAGGAACTGGCGCGCAATTCCCGTCTAGACCATTACTTTGTACAAGATTTAAACAAAAATCCTAAGTTACCCTTGCCAGATGGTGATTTTGACGCGGTTCTCATCTGCGTTTCGGTGCAGTATCTCCAATACCCGGATGCGGTGTTTTCTGAGATTCACCGGGTTCTGAAACCGGGTGGAATTGCCATTATCAGCTTTTCTAACCGGATGTTTTACCAAAAAGCGATCGCTGCATGGCGGGATGGTTCAGAATCTAGCCGCGTTGAGTTGGTTAAAAGTTACTTTACCTCAGTCCCAGGATTTAGTCCGCCTGAAGTCATTACCCGCAAATCCAGCGCTCCCAATTTCCTCCAGTGGATGGGTGCAGCTGGCGGCGATCCTTTCTATGCTGTAGTAAGTCAGCGGCTTTAA